One part of the Acidobacteriota bacterium genome encodes these proteins:
- a CDS encoding FAD-binding oxidoreductase yields the protein MHTADVAIIGGGIVGSSIAYHLVSAGCKNVLVIERETAQGKGSTGKSMGGVRAQFSTPVNIQMSLYSIPFYGSFEERLGYPCDYRAQGYLFCATSEKHIAYLRANCEKQVAMGLKNVRLISGDEIRSQFPQLRGDDIIGGSFCSTDGFVDPYSVMIGFMTWASDHGAALWKNATVTGISKQGHAFEITTTRDSISAASVVNCAGAWSAGIAKMLGIDLPVEPLRRMLVPTEPFDAFPHTAPMIIDMSNGFHFRPESRGFLLAWNDPEETPGYKMDFEPSFIEKILTRAADRVPIFENVAVNPKRAWAGLYEMTPDHHPILGESPDVPGFFFANGFSGHGVMHSPATGKILSDLILTGKTGLIDASLLNFSRFAEGRTIHETAVL from the coding sequence ATGCACACCGCGGACGTCGCCATCATCGGTGGAGGCATTGTCGGATCGAGCATTGCCTACCATCTGGTCTCTGCCGGTTGTAAGAATGTGCTCGTGATCGAGCGCGAAACCGCGCAGGGCAAGGGATCCACCGGCAAGAGCATGGGTGGCGTTCGTGCTCAATTCTCCACGCCCGTCAACATCCAGATGTCGCTCTACTCGATTCCTTTCTACGGGAGTTTCGAGGAGCGCCTTGGCTACCCCTGTGACTATCGCGCGCAGGGATATCTCTTCTGTGCGACCAGCGAAAAACACATCGCGTACCTGCGCGCGAACTGTGAAAAACAAGTGGCGATGGGTTTGAAGAACGTGCGTCTTATCTCGGGAGACGAAATTCGCAGCCAGTTTCCGCAGTTGCGCGGCGACGACATTATCGGCGGCAGTTTCTGTTCGACCGACGGGTTCGTTGATCCCTATAGCGTGATGATCGGCTTTATGACGTGGGCCTCTGACCACGGAGCCGCGCTTTGGAAGAACGCAACCGTGACGGGAATTTCGAAGCAGGGCCATGCCTTCGAGATCACGACCACGCGCGATTCGATTTCCGCGGCATCGGTTGTCAACTGTGCCGGAGCCTGGTCCGCCGGCATTGCCAAGATGCTTGGCATCGATTTGCCGGTGGAGCCGTTACGCCGCATGCTCGTCCCTACCGAACCCTTCGATGCATTCCCGCACACTGCGCCCATGATCATCGACATGTCGAACGGATTCCATTTCCGTCCGGAGAGCCGCGGCTTTTTATTGGCATGGAACGATCCCGAAGAAACTCCGGGCTACAAGATGGACTTCGAGCCTTCGTTCATCGAGAAAATTCTGACCCGTGCCGCCGACCGCGTTCCCATATTTGAGAATGTCGCCGTGAATCCAAAACGTGCATGGGCAGGCCTGTATGAAATGACGCCGGACCATCATCCCATCCTTGGGGAGTCGCCCGATGTGCCGGGATTTTTCTTTGCCAATGGTTTCAGCGGACACGGCGTGATGCATTCTCCGGCCACCGGTAAAATCCTCAGTGACTTGATCTTGACTGGCAAGACGGGATTGATCGACGCATCTCTGTTGAACTTTTCTCGTTTCGCCGAAGGGCGAACGATTCACGAGACGGCGGTGCTGTAG
- a CDS encoding FAD-binding oxidoreductase produces the protein MVAAKLMPQELNYWLTTVEMPASPPQPLPEIVDVAVVGAGFTGLSAALALAKRGAKVVVLESETIGWGASSRNGGMVLSGLKLGVNQLISKYGRELTRRMYAASLDTIASVERIVREENIACDFARSGHLEVACKQSHFDDYARQVEVIAREFNHQLKIVPRADLRSEIGSDIHYGGMVDEISVGVNPARYVAGLGAAAMRAGATIHERTELQGIDRDSQNGAPGFRLKTSRGTFRARNVLVGTSGYTGVATPKLKNKIIPIGSFIITTEILPDALAREVSPRNRQIYDSKNYLYYFRLTPDNRMLFGGRAAFFPETDQTIRKSAEILRQGMISVYPQLRDTKVEYVWGGTLDFCFDIMPHAGQTDGIYFALGYAGHGVAMATWQGQKMAEWIAEGKTDNPFAEIPFPGAPLGLYNGKPWFLPFAGAYYKVLDWVS, from the coding sequence ATGGTCGCCGCAAAGCTCATGCCCCAGGAACTCAACTACTGGTTGACCACGGTCGAGATGCCGGCTTCTCCGCCGCAGCCTTTGCCTGAGATCGTCGACGTCGCCGTAGTGGGTGCAGGCTTTACCGGTCTCTCGGCCGCCCTCGCGCTCGCGAAACGAGGTGCAAAGGTCGTGGTACTCGAGTCCGAAACCATCGGATGGGGCGCCAGTTCGCGCAATGGCGGCATGGTGCTTTCCGGACTGAAACTTGGCGTCAACCAGTTGATCTCCAAGTATGGACGCGAACTCACGCGTCGCATGTACGCGGCATCGCTCGACACCATCGCGTCCGTCGAACGCATTGTCCGAGAGGAAAACATCGCTTGCGACTTTGCACGCAGCGGTCACCTTGAAGTTGCCTGTAAGCAGAGCCACTTCGACGACTACGCCCGGCAGGTCGAAGTCATCGCGCGCGAATTCAATCATCAATTGAAGATTGTGCCGCGCGCGGATCTCCGCAGTGAAATTGGCTCCGACATTCATTACGGTGGCATGGTGGACGAGATCAGCGTGGGCGTGAATCCCGCACGATACGTCGCCGGCCTCGGCGCTGCTGCGATGCGGGCCGGGGCGACCATTCACGAGCGCACCGAACTGCAGGGCATAGATCGCGATTCGCAAAACGGCGCGCCGGGATTCCGGCTCAAAACATCCCGCGGAACTTTTCGTGCGCGCAACGTGCTCGTCGGCACCAGCGGTTATACCGGCGTGGCGACTCCGAAATTAAAGAATAAGATCATCCCCATCGGCTCGTTCATTATTACGACCGAAATCTTGCCGGATGCACTGGCCCGCGAAGTCAGTCCCCGCAACCGGCAGATCTACGACTCCAAAAATTATCTCTACTATTTCCGCCTGACGCCGGATAACCGCATGCTTTTCGGAGGACGCGCCGCCTTTTTCCCCGAGACCGATCAGACCATCCGCAAGAGCGCCGAGATTTTGCGCCAGGGGATGATCTCGGTGTATCCGCAGCTGCGCGATACGAAAGTCGAATACGTTTGGGGCGGCACACTTGATTTTTGTTTCGACATCATGCCCCACGCCGGACAGACCGACGGAATCTACTTCGCTCTTGGATACGCGGGGCACGGTGTTGCAATGGCGACCTGGCAAGGGCAGAAAATGGCGGAGTGGATCGCAGAAGGGAAGACCGACAATCCGTTTGCCGAGATTCCGTTCCCCGGCGCTCCCCTCGGACTCTACAACGGTAAACCCTGGTTCCTGCCGTTCGCGGGCGCTTACTATAAGGTGCTCGACTGGGTATCGTAA